In Saccharothrix violaceirubra, the following are encoded in one genomic region:
- a CDS encoding glycosyltransferase family 2 protein yields MSIRSTVVVVTWRGRDHVGPCLDALQHQRPHRTIVVDNASDDGTADVLAARPETAVRLPANVGYAGALAAALDRIDTEFVAWLNDDAEPAPDWLATLEQALDDDPGAAAVSSTIVLHDGRTQSVGVKLTEDGHGADHTGEGDVFGFNGGAALVRTAALKRAGGVPKEFFCYYEDTDTSWRLRLAGHRVITSPARVRHRHGASTRPGSRLFHRWNERNRLLMLLRCAPAGIAAAQLARFVALTLVLPLRRRVPAAWNFRFGLRVQVVGEVFLRMPVVLAQRGAIGRRSTVSRHAVWTGRLEQR; encoded by the coding sequence GTGTCGATCCGCAGCACGGTGGTCGTCGTGACCTGGCGGGGCCGCGACCACGTGGGCCCGTGCCTGGACGCCCTTCAACACCAACGTCCACATAGGACGATCGTCGTCGACAACGCGTCCGACGACGGCACCGCCGACGTCCTGGCCGCCCGCCCGGAGACCGCCGTCCGGCTGCCCGCGAACGTGGGCTACGCGGGCGCACTGGCGGCGGCCCTCGACCGGATCGACACCGAGTTCGTCGCCTGGCTCAACGACGACGCCGAGCCCGCGCCCGACTGGTTGGCCACCCTCGAACAGGCCCTGGACGACGACCCGGGCGCCGCCGCCGTCTCGTCGACGATCGTGCTCCACGACGGCCGGACGCAGTCCGTCGGCGTCAAGCTCACCGAGGACGGCCACGGTGCGGACCACACCGGCGAGGGGGACGTCTTCGGGTTCAACGGCGGTGCCGCGCTCGTCAGGACGGCGGCGCTGAAGCGGGCGGGTGGCGTCCCGAAGGAATTCTTCTGCTACTACGAGGACACGGACACCTCCTGGCGCCTGCGCCTGGCCGGCCACCGGGTGATCACCTCGCCCGCCCGCGTGCGGCACCGCCACGGCGCCAGCACCCGGCCCGGCTCGCGCCTGTTCCACCGCTGGAACGAGCGCAACCGCCTGCTCATGCTCCTGCGCTGCGCCCCCGCCGGGATCGCGGCGGCCCAACTGGCCCGGTTCGTCGCGCTGACCCTCGTCCTCCCGCTCCGACGCCGCGTGCCGGCCGCGTGGAACTTCCGCTTCGGGCTGCGCGTGCAGGTCGTCGGCGAAGTCTTCCTCCGGATGCCGGTGGTGCTGGCCCAGCGCGGGGCGATAGGCAGGAGGTCGACGGTGTCGAGGCACGCCGTGTGGACGGGACGTCTGGAGCAGAGGTGA
- a CDS encoding glycosyltransferase family 4 protein yields the protein MPNLVVLTEQLLAPVPGGTGRYTRELARALAATAPAGWTVTGVVGRHADVEAARIPGVLGPRVLPLPRRALVAAWERGVPLWPGGDAVHAPTPLAPPRGRVVVTVHDTVPWTHPETLTPRGAAWHRKVIERAAARASALVVPTRAVADELRSFVSLRAPVHVVGNGVTDLGEAVPVDVPERYVLAVGTIEPRKGLVDLSRACAEIGVPLVVVGPQGWGGVDLRAPHVRLLGRLSDARLAYVLRRASVLAAPSLAEGFGLPLVEAMAAGVPVVHSDAPALVEVAGGAGVAFPRGSVPGLVAALRSVLFDEALSGLLVADGRQRAEAFTWENAARAVWAIHQAGGR from the coding sequence GTGCCGAACCTCGTCGTGCTCACCGAGCAGTTGCTGGCCCCGGTGCCCGGGGGCACCGGGCGGTACACCCGTGAGCTGGCGCGCGCGCTGGCCGCGACCGCACCGGCCGGCTGGACCGTGACCGGGGTGGTCGGTCGGCACGCGGACGTCGAAGCCGCCCGCATCCCCGGTGTCCTGGGGCCGCGGGTGCTGCCGTTGCCCCGACGGGCGCTGGTCGCGGCCTGGGAACGCGGTGTGCCGCTGTGGCCCGGCGGGGACGCGGTGCACGCGCCTACCCCGCTGGCGCCGCCGCGTGGACGGGTTGTCGTGACCGTGCACGACACCGTGCCGTGGACGCACCCCGAGACCTTGACGCCGCGCGGCGCGGCGTGGCACCGGAAGGTGATCGAGAGGGCCGCCGCGCGGGCGTCCGCGCTCGTGGTGCCGACCCGGGCCGTCGCGGACGAACTGCGCTCGTTCGTGTCGCTCCGGGCCCCGGTGCACGTCGTCGGCAACGGCGTGACGGACCTCGGCGAGGCCGTCCCGGTGGACGTGCCGGAGCGGTACGTGCTGGCCGTGGGCACGATCGAACCCCGGAAAGGTCTGGTGGACCTGTCCCGCGCCTGTGCCGAGATCGGGGTGCCGTTGGTCGTCGTCGGGCCCCAAGGGTGGGGCGGGGTCGACCTGCGGGCGCCGCACGTGCGGTTGTTGGGCCGGTTGAGCGACGCCCGACTGGCCTACGTGCTCCGTCGTGCGTCGGTGCTCGCCGCGCCGAGCCTGGCCGAGGGCTTCGGGCTGCCCCTCGTGGAGGCGATGGCGGCCGGTGTGCCGGTCGTGCACTCGGACGCGCCGGCATTGGTCGAGGTCGCCGGCGGGGCCGGGGTCGCGTTCCCGCGCGGCTCGGTGCCCGGACTCGTCGCCGCGCTCAGGTCCGTTTTGTTCGATGAGGCGCTTTCGGGACTTTTGGTCGCGGACGGTCGGCAGCGTGCCGAGGCGTTCACCTGGGAGAATGCCGCCAGGGCCGTTTGGGCGATCCACCAGGCCGGCGGCCGGTGA
- a CDS encoding glycosyltransferase family 4 protein has protein sequence MLIDATAVPADRGGVGRYVDSLVAALDADGARLSVVCQTRDADLYTRLAPHSRVVPAAEAVAARTARLTWEQASLPRLAARLGVDVVHSPHYTMPLAGRVPSVVTLHDATFFTDAVLHSSVKARFFRAWTRASLKRAALCIVPSRATADELTRVAGADRRLLHVAQHGVDTDRFHPPTPVETATVRRLLSLGTAPYVAFLGALEPRKNVPALIRGFAQAVRDLSRPPALVLAGQPGWDGQVERALDAVPHRIRVIRAGYLPFEHLSGFLGGAELVAYPSLGEGFGLPVLEAMASGACVLTTRRLSLPEVGGDAVAYCGVGAGDIASALRDLLADPTRRDVLSSAAQVRAKSFSWSTSATLHRMAYATATRP, from the coding sequence GTGCTGATCGACGCCACCGCCGTGCCCGCGGACCGCGGTGGCGTCGGTCGGTACGTCGATTCGCTCGTCGCCGCGCTCGACGCCGACGGTGCCCGGCTGAGCGTCGTGTGCCAGACGCGCGACGCCGACCTGTACACGCGCCTGGCCCCGCACTCGCGGGTCGTGCCCGCCGCCGAGGCCGTCGCCGCCCGGACCGCGCGGCTGACCTGGGAGCAGGCGTCGCTGCCCCGACTGGCCGCCCGGCTCGGCGTGGACGTGGTGCACTCGCCGCACTACACGATGCCGTTGGCGGGCCGCGTCCCGTCCGTGGTGACCTTGCACGACGCCACGTTCTTCACCGACGCCGTGCTGCACTCCTCGGTGAAGGCCCGCTTCTTCCGGGCCTGGACGCGCGCCTCGTTGAAGCGCGCCGCGCTGTGCATCGTGCCGTCGCGGGCCACCGCCGACGAGCTGACGCGCGTGGCCGGTGCGGACCGGCGGCTGCTGCACGTGGCGCAGCACGGCGTGGACACCGACCGCTTCCACCCGCCGACGCCTGTCGAGACGGCCACCGTGCGGCGGCTCCTGAGCCTGGGCACCGCGCCTTACGTGGCTTTCCTCGGGGCGTTGGAACCGCGCAAGAACGTGCCGGCGTTGATCCGGGGGTTCGCGCAGGCCGTGCGCGACCTGTCCCGCCCGCCGGCGCTGGTGCTGGCCGGCCAGCCGGGGTGGGACGGCCAGGTGGAACGCGCGCTCGACGCCGTGCCGCACCGGATCCGCGTGATCAGGGCGGGCTACCTGCCGTTCGAGCACCTGTCGGGTTTCCTGGGCGGTGCGGAACTCGTGGCCTACCCGTCGTTGGGCGAGGGGTTCGGCCTGCCGGTGCTGGAGGCCATGGCCAGCGGTGCCTGCGTGCTGACCACCCGCCGGCTGTCCCTGCCGGAGGTGGGCGGCGACGCCGTCGCGTACTGCGGCGTGGGTGCCGGGGACATCGCCTCGGCGTTGCGCGACCTCCTGGCCGACCCGACCCGCCGTGACGTCCTGTCGTCCGCCGCGCAGGTCCGGGCCAAGTCCTTCTCGTGGTCCACTTCGGCCACCCTGCACCGCATGGCCTACGCCACCGCCACTCGCCCCTGA
- a CDS encoding DUF4396 domain-containing protein — protein MGTGWKVATSATLHCLTGCAIGEVLGMVLGTAIGLPAWGTVALSVALAFFFGYALTLRGVLKAGIGFGAAVKLALAADTVSILVMEIVDNAVMVVVPGAMDAGLGSVLFWGALAFSLVVAFVLTVPVNRWLIARGKGHAVVHHVHHH, from the coding sequence ATGGGTACAGGATGGAAGGTGGCGACGTCCGCCACACTGCACTGCCTCACCGGGTGTGCCATCGGCGAGGTGCTGGGCATGGTCCTCGGCACCGCGATCGGGCTGCCGGCCTGGGGCACGGTCGCGTTGTCGGTCGCCCTGGCGTTCTTCTTCGGGTACGCGCTCACGTTGCGCGGCGTCCTCAAGGCCGGCATCGGGTTCGGCGCGGCGGTCAAGCTCGCGCTCGCGGCCGACACCGTGTCGATCCTCGTCATGGAGATCGTGGACAACGCCGTGATGGTCGTCGTCCCCGGTGCCATGGACGCGGGCCTCGGCAGCGTCCTCTTCTGGGGCGCGCTGGCGTTCTCGCTGGTCGTGGCATTCGTGCTGACGGTGCCGGTCAACCGGTGGCTGATCGCACGCGGCAAGGGACACGCCGTGGTCCACCACGTGCACCACCACTAG
- a CDS encoding glycosyltransferase family 2 protein has product MTRYGDDLAVVTVTYSPGGTLDRFLETLADATTRPVRVVLADNGSADGVPERAAEAHDHVTFLPTGGNLGYGAAANHGVASLPDDVGWVVVANPDLEWGAGSLDALLAATKRWPRGGAFGPLIREPDGEVYPSARLLPSIGRGVGHAAFGKIWPGNPWTREYRQEQAAVRERTAGWLSGSCLLLRREAFDSVDGFDPRYFMYFEDVDLGDRLVKAGWLNVYAPEAQVVHIGGVSTAKSSQRMLAAHHSSAYRYLADRHRGLVHAPLLLAVRAGLALRLKLVSRR; this is encoded by the coding sequence GTGACGCGCTACGGAGACGACCTGGCGGTGGTGACCGTCACCTACTCGCCCGGCGGGACGCTCGACCGCTTCCTGGAGACGCTCGCCGACGCCACCACCCGGCCGGTCCGCGTGGTGCTCGCCGACAACGGCTCCGCGGACGGTGTCCCCGAACGGGCCGCCGAGGCGCACGACCACGTGACGTTCCTGCCCACCGGCGGCAATCTCGGCTACGGGGCGGCGGCCAACCACGGCGTCGCCTCGCTGCCGGACGACGTCGGCTGGGTCGTCGTGGCCAACCCGGACCTCGAATGGGGCGCGGGCAGCCTCGACGCCCTGCTGGCGGCCACCAAGCGCTGGCCGCGCGGCGGCGCGTTCGGCCCGCTGATCCGCGAACCCGACGGCGAGGTCTACCCGTCGGCCCGCCTGCTGCCCTCGATCGGCCGGGGCGTCGGGCACGCCGCGTTCGGCAAGATCTGGCCGGGCAACCCGTGGACCCGCGAGTACCGCCAGGAGCAGGCCGCCGTCCGCGAGCGCACCGCCGGGTGGCTGTCCGGGTCGTGCCTGCTGCTGCGACGCGAGGCGTTCGACTCGGTGGACGGGTTCGACCCGCGCTACTTCATGTACTTCGAGGACGTCGACCTCGGCGACCGCCTGGTCAAGGCCGGGTGGCTCAACGTGTACGCGCCCGAGGCGCAGGTCGTGCACATCGGCGGCGTGTCGACGGCCAAGTCGTCACAACGGATGCTCGCCGCCCACCACAGCAGCGCCTACCGCTACCTGGCCGACCGCCACCGCGGTCTGGTCCACGCGCCGCTGCTGCTCGCCGTGCGCGCCGGTCTGGCCCTGCGCCTGAAGCTGGTGTCCCGGCGCTGA
- a CDS encoding nucleotidyltransferase family protein — translation MSPLIGAEAVVLVGGKGTRLRPLTLSAPKPMLPTAGVPFLTHLLSRIREVGITHVVLGTSYKAEVFQEYFGDGAALGLELEYVVEEVPLDTAGAIRNVAHRLREPDVLVFNGDILSGVDLRGVVETHRSTQADVTLHLVKVDDPRRFGCVPTDAEGRVTAFLEKTENPPTDQINAGCYVFRREVIDAIPVGRPVSVERETFPGLLEAGARVQGHVDTSYWLDLGTPAAFVKGSADLVRGIAPSAAVESPGEAVVLAGARVDPGAVLTGGTTVGAGCTVAAGAVLDGAVLFDGAVVGENAKVSRSVLGAGALVQTEAVVRDAVIGDQAVVGARCELLDGVRVWPGVALPEGGVRFSADA, via the coding sequence ATGTCGCCGCTGATCGGCGCGGAGGCGGTGGTCCTGGTCGGTGGCAAGGGCACCCGGCTCCGTCCACTGACGCTGTCCGCTCCCAAGCCCATGCTGCCGACCGCCGGGGTGCCGTTCCTGACCCACCTGCTGTCCCGCATCCGGGAAGTCGGCATCACGCACGTCGTCCTCGGCACGTCGTACAAGGCCGAGGTCTTCCAGGAGTACTTCGGCGACGGCGCGGCCCTCGGCCTCGAACTGGAGTACGTGGTGGAGGAGGTGCCGCTGGACACCGCCGGCGCCATCCGCAACGTCGCGCACAGGCTGCGCGAGCCCGACGTGCTGGTGTTCAACGGCGACATCCTGTCCGGCGTCGACCTGCGCGGCGTCGTCGAGACGCACCGGTCGACGCAGGCCGACGTCACGTTGCACCTGGTCAAGGTGGACGACCCGCGTCGGTTCGGCTGCGTGCCGACCGACGCCGAGGGTCGCGTGACGGCGTTCCTGGAGAAGACGGAGAACCCACCGACCGACCAGATCAACGCGGGTTGCTACGTGTTCCGCCGTGAGGTGATCGACGCCATCCCGGTCGGGCGGCCGGTGTCGGTGGAGCGGGAGACGTTCCCGGGTCTGCTCGAAGCGGGTGCACGTGTGCAAGGACACGTGGACACGTCCTACTGGCTCGACCTCGGCACGCCCGCCGCCTTCGTCAAGGGCTCGGCCGACCTGGTGCGCGGCATCGCGCCGTCGGCCGCCGTGGAATCCCCCGGTGAAGCCGTCGTGCTGGCCGGTGCCCGGGTCGACCCGGGCGCCGTGCTGACCGGCGGCACGACCGTCGGCGCCGGTTGCACCGTCGCGGCCGGCGCGGTGCTGGACGGTGCCGTCCTGTTCGACGGTGCCGTGGTCGGCGAGAACGCGAAGGTCAGCCGCTCGGTGCTCGGCGCGGGCGCGCTGGTGCAGACCGAGGCCGTGGTGCGCGACGCGGTCATCGGCGACCAGGCGGTCGTCGGCGCCCGCTGCGAACTGCTGGACGGCGTGCGGGTGTGGCCGGGCGTCGCACTGCCCGAGGGTGGGGTGCGGTTCTCGGCCGATGCCTGA
- a CDS encoding DNA-3-methyladenine glycosylase family protein, whose amino-acid sequence MPESRRTWAPTFPLDVGALLRPLRRGPGDPSFSAVDGVRLAANTPTGPGTLRLTRADVVTAQAWGDGAEWLLDRVPALLGADDDDSGFVGHHPLITETRRRLPGLRLGATGRVWDALLPAVLEQKVTGTEAHRSYAALCRRFGAPAPGTPGMFVPPTPRALLAVTDWEWHAAGVDGARRRTLIAAAQVAHRLETDLRGEEGRTLLRKVPGIGVWTAAEVAQRAWGDPDAVSFGDYHLANLVGEALLGQRIDDDEMAVVLAPYAPQRQRAVRYIESSGFRRERRAPRFSPRDYRTH is encoded by the coding sequence ATGCCTGAGTCGCGCAGGACGTGGGCGCCGACGTTCCCCTTGGACGTCGGCGCCCTCCTGCGTCCGCTGCGGCGTGGTCCCGGCGACCCGTCGTTCAGCGCGGTCGACGGCGTGCGGCTCGCGGCGAACACGCCGACCGGGCCGGGCACCCTGCGGCTGACCAGGGCGGACGTCGTCACGGCGCAGGCGTGGGGCGACGGCGCCGAGTGGCTGCTCGACCGGGTGCCCGCGTTGCTGGGCGCGGACGACGACGACTCCGGGTTCGTCGGGCACCACCCGTTGATCACCGAGACCCGGCGCCGCCTGCCCGGCCTCCGGCTCGGCGCGACGGGCCGGGTGTGGGACGCGCTGCTGCCGGCCGTGCTGGAGCAGAAGGTCACCGGCACCGAGGCGCACCGGTCGTACGCGGCGTTGTGCCGCCGGTTCGGTGCGCCCGCGCCCGGCACGCCGGGCATGTTCGTGCCGCCGACCCCGCGTGCCCTGCTCGCCGTCACCGACTGGGAGTGGCACGCGGCGGGGGTCGACGGCGCCCGACGTCGGACGCTCATCGCCGCCGCTCAGGTGGCGCACCGCCTGGAGACGGATCTTCGTGGCGAAGAGGGCCGCACGTTGCTGCGCAAGGTGCCCGGCATCGGCGTGTGGACGGCCGCGGAAGTCGCCCAACGCGCCTGGGGCGACCCGGACGCGGTCAGCTTCGGCGACTACCACCTGGCCAACCTGGTCGGTGAAGCCCTGCTGGGCCAACGGATCGACGACGACGAGATGGCCGTGGTGCTCGCGCCTTACGCACCCCAACGCCAGCGTGCCGTCCGCTATATCGAGTCCTCGGGCTTCCGGCGCGAACGCCGGGCCCCACGCTTCTCCCCGCGCGACTACCGCACCCACTGA
- a CDS encoding NUDIX hydrolase, producing MSLHSSAVSTLSEWVAPSAAQEALRHAYLGFLAAREDACARSCAPGHLTASSLVLDATGTRALLTLHPRIGRWVQLGGHCEPGDASLEDAALREAREESGIADLVISPTPIHLDVHPITCSLGVPTRHFDVRFLVRSLTDAPPVRSAESTDLAWWPLSAPPPDSPDLVPLFASARESSTRTP from the coding sequence GTGAGCCTGCACTCGTCGGCGGTGTCGACGTTGTCGGAGTGGGTGGCGCCGTCCGCCGCACAGGAAGCCTTGCGCCACGCCTATCTGGGCTTCTTGGCCGCTCGTGAGGACGCGTGCGCGCGGTCGTGCGCGCCCGGCCACCTGACCGCGTCGTCGTTGGTGCTCGACGCCACGGGCACGCGGGCGTTGCTGACCTTGCACCCGCGCATCGGGCGTTGGGTGCAGTTGGGCGGGCACTGCGAGCCGGGCGACGCGAGCCTGGAGGACGCGGCGTTGCGCGAGGCGCGGGAGGAGTCGGGGATCGCCGACCTGGTGATCTCGCCGACGCCGATCCACCTGGACGTGCACCCGATCACGTGTTCGCTCGGCGTGCCGACGCGGCACTTCGACGTCCGTTTCCTGGTGCGGTCCTTGACCGACGCGCCGCCGGTGCGCAGCGCCGAGTCCACCGACCTGGCCTGGTGGCCGCTGTCCGCGCCCCCGCCCGACTCCCCCGACCTGGTCCCCCTCTTCGCCTCGGCCCGCGAGTCCTCCACTCGGACACCCTGA
- a CDS encoding coenzyme F420-0:L-glutamate ligase has protein sequence MWTRRPRWRGPRWSWPESVLTDLSARDHAAGSVTLLPVNGLPEFRPGDDLAGAIASAAPWLRDGDVVVVTSKVMSKVEGRLVAVPTDPDERDSVRREWVRAEAVRVVAQVGRTLITENKLGIVQAASGIDASNVNGDEIALLPVDPDGSAAALRSALRGLLGVDVAVVVTDTMGRAWRVGQTDAAIGAAGLTVLHRYAGSVDRQGNALVVTEVAVADEIAAAADLVKGKLGAVPVAVVRGLAPVDDGSTARDLARPVEEDLFRLGTAESIAQGRREAVLLRRSVRAFTAEPVDAEAIRHAAGVALTAPAPHHTQPVRFVHVRAMRKALIDAMRAQWEEDLLGDGMSAQAVARRVARGDFLRDAPEIVVPFLVRAGAHAYPDERRSRAERTMFTIAGGAAVQGFLVALAAEGLGSCWVSSTMFCPDVVRSALELPSSWEPLGAVAVGRPVERLEPRTPRGSGEGFLVR, from the coding sequence ATGTGGACGCGACGGCCGCGATGGCGCGGGCCGCGCTGGAGCTGGCCGGAGTCGGTCTTGACTGATCTTTCCGCACGGGACCACGCCGCCGGGTCCGTGACCCTGTTGCCGGTCAACGGTTTGCCGGAGTTCCGGCCCGGCGACGACCTGGCGGGTGCGATCGCGTCGGCCGCGCCGTGGCTGCGCGACGGCGACGTGGTCGTGGTCACCAGCAAGGTGATGTCCAAAGTGGAGGGACGACTGGTCGCCGTGCCGACCGACCCCGACGAACGGGACTCGGTGCGGCGCGAGTGGGTGCGCGCCGAGGCCGTGCGCGTGGTCGCCCAGGTCGGCCGGACGCTCATCACGGAGAACAAGCTCGGGATCGTGCAGGCGGCGTCGGGCATCGACGCGTCGAACGTCAACGGCGACGAGATCGCCCTGCTGCCGGTCGACCCGGACGGGTCGGCGGCGGCGCTGCGGTCGGCGCTGCGCGGGCTGCTGGGTGTGGACGTGGCCGTCGTCGTGACGGACACGATGGGCCGGGCCTGGCGGGTCGGGCAGACCGACGCGGCGATCGGCGCGGCGGGCCTGACCGTGCTGCACCGGTACGCGGGGTCCGTCGACCGGCAGGGCAACGCGCTGGTCGTGACCGAGGTCGCGGTCGCCGACGAGATCGCGGCGGCGGCGGACCTGGTGAAGGGCAAGCTCGGCGCCGTGCCCGTGGCCGTGGTGCGCGGGCTGGCGCCGGTCGACGACGGGTCCACGGCGCGCGACCTGGCACGTCCGGTCGAGGAGGACCTGTTCCGGCTCGGCACGGCCGAGTCGATCGCGCAGGGGCGTCGCGAGGCGGTGCTGCTGCGGCGGTCCGTGCGGGCGTTCACCGCCGAGCCGGTCGACGCCGAGGCGATCCGGCATGCGGCGGGCGTGGCGTTGACCGCGCCCGCGCCGCACCACACGCAGCCTGTGCGGTTCGTTCACGTGCGTGCGATGCGTAAGGCGTTGATCGACGCCATGCGTGCGCAGTGGGAAGAAGACCTGCTTGGGGATGGGATGTCGGCGCAAGCCGTGGCGCGTCGGGTCGCGCGGGGCGACTTCCTGCGTGACGCGCCGGAGATCGTGGTGCCGTTCCTGGTGCGCGCCGGTGCGCACGCCTATCCGGACGAGCGGCGGTCGCGGGCCGAACGGACGATGTTCACGATCGCGGGCGGCGCGGCGGTGCAGGGGTTCCTGGTCGCGTTGGCGGCCGAGGGGCTCGGGTCGTGCTGGGTGTCGTCGACGATGTTCTGCCCGGACGTGGTGCGGTCCGCGCTGGAACTGCCCTCGTCGTGGGAGCCGTTGGGCGCGGTGGCCGTGGGTCGTCCGGTGGAGCGGTTGGAGCCCCGGACGCCGCGCGGGTCGGGCGAGGGGTTCCTGGTCCGGTGA
- the cofD gene encoding 2-phospho-L-lactate transferase: MKVVVLVGGVGGARFLEGLKALLGGREHEITAVVNTGDDVWMHGLRITPDLDSCMYTLGGGSDVGRGWGRAGETWTVKEELAAYGAEPSWFGLGDRDIATHLVRTRMLRAGYPLSEVVEALCHRWQPGVRLLPMSDDRVETHVVVDLDGESKAIHFQEWWVRYRAEPKAKSFVSVGAETAKPAPGVEEALLTADAVLIAPSNPVVSVGTILNVPGVRAALRKTEAGVVGLSPIVGGKPLRGMADACLEAIGVETSAEAVGRHYGSRRTTGTGILDGWLVHTGDRSDVPGVAVRAVPLLMSDVDATAAMARAALELAGVGLD, translated from the coding sequence GTGAAGGTCGTCGTACTGGTGGGCGGTGTCGGGGGAGCACGGTTCCTGGAAGGGCTCAAAGCCCTGCTGGGAGGCCGTGAGCACGAGATCACCGCGGTCGTGAACACGGGTGACGACGTGTGGATGCACGGGTTGCGGATCACACCCGACCTGGACTCCTGCATGTACACCCTGGGGGGCGGCAGCGACGTCGGGCGCGGGTGGGGACGCGCCGGCGAGACGTGGACCGTCAAGGAGGAGCTGGCCGCCTACGGCGCCGAGCCCTCGTGGTTCGGCCTGGGCGACCGGGACATCGCCACGCACCTCGTGCGCACGCGGATGCTGCGCGCGGGCTACCCGCTGTCCGAGGTCGTCGAGGCGCTGTGCCATCGCTGGCAGCCGGGCGTGCGGTTGCTGCCGATGTCGGACGACCGGGTCGAGACCCACGTCGTGGTCGACCTGGACGGCGAGTCCAAGGCCATCCACTTCCAGGAGTGGTGGGTGCGGTACCGGGCCGAGCCGAAGGCGAAGTCGTTCGTGTCGGTGGGTGCCGAGACCGCCAAGCCCGCACCGGGCGTGGAGGAGGCGTTGCTCACCGCCGACGCGGTGCTGATCGCGCCGTCGAACCCGGTGGTGAGCGTCGGCACGATCCTGAACGTGCCCGGCGTGCGCGCGGCGTTGCGCAAGACCGAGGCCGGGGTCGTCGGCCTGTCGCCCATCGTGGGCGGGAAGCCGTTGCGGGGCATGGCGGACGCGTGCCTGGAGGCGATCGGCGTGGAGACCTCCGCCGAGGCCGTCGGCCGGCATTACGGGTCGCGGCGCACCACCGGGACGGGCATCCTGGACGGGTGGCTCGTGCACACGGGCGACCGGTCCGACGTGCCCGGTGTCGCGGTGCGCGCGGTGCCGCTGCTGATGTCCGATGTGGACGCGACGGCCGCGATGGCGCGGGCCGCGCTGGAGCTGGCCGGAGTCGGTCTTGACTGA
- a CDS encoding site-2 protease family protein has translation MKRSAVRPSPLFLGLLAATVAGALLTLPDSTAARTGGTVLFVLAGWAVSLCLHEFGHALTAYRGGDYAVRAKGYLTLDIRHYTDPVLSIVMPLVLLAIGGIPLPGGAVWINHHALRSKRVESMVSLAGPLSNLALGTLLTVSVAVFDPPAGLAGALSYLALLQILAFVLNILPIPGLDGWGVFEPYMSYSARQFGAKARQWAPFVLFAVLIGLPGIARLFFDLADTVFELVGGDQWAAGDGQRTFMFWR, from the coding sequence GTGAAGCGATCCGCGGTGCGACCCAGTCCACTGTTCCTCGGCCTGCTCGCGGCGACGGTGGCCGGAGCCCTGCTGACCCTGCCCGACTCGACGGCCGCGCGCACCGGGGGCACGGTGCTGTTCGTGCTGGCCGGGTGGGCGGTTTCGCTGTGCCTGCACGAATTCGGGCACGCCCTGACGGCCTATCGCGGCGGCGATTACGCGGTCCGGGCCAAGGGATACCTGACGCTGGACATCCGGCACTACACGGATCCGGTGTTGAGCATCGTCATGCCGCTGGTGCTCTTGGCGATCGGCGGAATTCCGCTGCCCGGTGGCGCGGTGTGGATCAACCACCACGCGCTGCGCTCGAAGCGCGTCGAGTCGATGGTGTCGCTGGCCGGTCCGCTGAGCAATCTCGCCCTCGGCACGCTGCTGACGGTGTCCGTGGCCGTGTTCGACCCGCCGGCGGGCCTGGCCGGCGCGCTGTCGTACCTCGCGCTGCTCCAGATCCTGGCGTTCGTGCTGAACATCCTGCCGATCCCGGGCCTGGACGGCTGGGGCGTGTTCGAGCCGTACATGTCGTACTCGGCCCGGCAGTTCGGCGCGAAGGCCCGGCAGTGGGCGCCGTTCGTGCTCTTCGCCGTGCTGATCGGGCTGCCGGGCATCGCACGGCTGTTCTTCGACCTGGCCGACACCGTGTTCGAGCTGGTCGGCGGCGACCAGTGGGCGGCGGGCGACGGCCAACGGACCTTCATGTTCTGGCGCTGA
- a CDS encoding WhiB family transcriptional regulator, with protein MVFTGLFDATEEQDWQERALCAQTDPEAFFPEKGGSTREAKRICLGCEVRSECLEYALQQDERFGIWGGLSERERRKLKKRAV; from the coding sequence GTGGTGTTCACCGGCTTGTTCGACGCGACCGAAGAGCAGGATTGGCAGGAACGTGCGCTGTGCGCGCAGACCGACCCGGAGGCGTTCTTCCCCGAGAAGGGCGGGTCGACCCGGGAGGCGAAGCGGATCTGCCTCGGTTGCGAGGTGCGGTCCGAGTGCCTGGAGTACGCGTTGCAGCAGGACGAGCGCTTCGGTATCTGGGGCGGTTTGTCCGAACGGGAGCGGAGGAAGCTCAAGAAGCGCGCGGTGTGA